CGCACGTTGGCTTCGTGGATTCTGCCGTTGATCGTATCGTTCCGCCGTCAGAATCTGCGACTAACGACCCGCTGGAAGTGACGGTGGAAACCTTCAGCGAGTGGATCGTGGACAAAACCCAGTTTAAAGGCGCGCTGCCGACCATTCCAGGCATGGAATTAACTGATAACCTGATGGCATTTGTGGAACGTAAACTCTTCACGCTGAACACGGGTCATGCTATAACCGCGTACCTCGGAAAATTGACCGGTCATCAGACTATTCGTGATGCGATCCTCGACGAGAAGATCCGCGCGGTGGTAAAAGGGGCAATGGAAGAGAGCGGCGCGGTGCTGATCAAACGCTACGGTTTTGATGCTGATAAACACGCAGCATACATCCAGAAAATCCTCGGTCGTTTTGAAAACCCGTATCTGAAAGATGACGTTGAGCGCGTGGGCCGCCAGCCATTGCGTAAACTGAGCGCGGGCGATCGCCTGATTAAGCCGCTGCTGGGCACGCTGGAATACGGCCTGCCGCACGCCAACCTGGTGAAAGGGATTGCCGCCGCGATGCACTACCGCAGCGAGCAGGATCCACAGGCGCAGGAGCTGGCTCAGTTGATTGATGAAAAAGGCGCGCAGGCGGCGCTGGCGCAGATTTCCGGTCTGGACGCCAACAGCGATGTGGTTGTGGAGGCGGTTAACGCATATAACGCAACCAAATGATGCACAGTGAGGCGCAGGTAATCCTGCGCCCTGATTACAGATTGTCAGATATGCAGGCAATAATGGAACAAACCCAGGCCTTTGAAAATCGTGTGCTTGAGCGTCTGAATGCTGGCAAAACCGTACGAAGTTTCCTGATTACCGCCGTCGAGTTGTTAACCGAGGCGGTGAATATCCTGGTACTTCAGGTGTTTCGCAAAGACGACTACGCGGTAAAATATGCTGTAGAACCGTTACTGGACGGCGACGGACCGCTGGGCGATTTATCCGTGCGTCTGAAGCTGATATATGGTCTTGGCGTGCTGAACCGACAAGAGTATGAAGATGCGGAGCTATTGATGGCGCTGCGCGAAGAGCTCAATCATGACGGTAATGAGTACACCTTTACCGATGACGAGATCCTCGGCCCCTTCGGCGAGCTGCATTGCGTTACTGCGCTCCCCCCTGCCCCCCATTTCGATAACAGCGACCCGGAACTGTACGCCATGCAAAAGCTGCGTTATCAACAGGTTGTCCGTTCCACGATGGTTCTTTCCCTGACTGAGCTGATTTCCCGAATCAGCTTAAAAAAAGCGTTTCAGAAGTAAGCCTGCTCACATTGGTGTATCCTTCCCTCTAAATTCCCCGTTTTCAGAGTTATTTGTCATGAAAGAAGTCGAAAAGAACGAAATTAAACGCCTGAGTGACCGCCTGGATCTGATCCGCCATCAGATGGCCGGTCTCTCGCTGGTAGACTCCGCCGAGAAGTACGCCGAGCTTGAAAAAGAGACCGCGAAGCTGGAAGCGGAGATCGAGCGTCTGCGTGAAGTAAAAGGCCAGAAGCTGAGCAAAGAAGCGCAGAAGCTAATGAATATGCCGCATCGTCGCGCCATCACCAAAAAAGAGCAGGCCGACATGGGCAAGCTGAAGAAAAGCGTCCGGGGTCTGGTGGTGGTCCACCCGATGACCGAGCTTGGCCGCGAGATGGGTCTGAAAGAGATGACGGGGTTTTGTAAGACGGCGTTCTGATCATTCCCCTCTCTGTGGGTGAGGGCATCAGGCCCCACCCTGCTTTTAATTGGCCCAACCAATCCACCCTTTCTTTCTTCCCTGGTTCACAAATCCATTATTTCCGCTCACAAAACCATTGCCAGTCCATAACATCTGGTTAACCATTTGTTGTCATTACCCCTACAACACAATATTGGCAGGACCACTTTTACACAGACTGTGACGCAGAGATGAGCGGAGACTCACCCGCAGCATAGGCTGTCTGGTCCCCAGGAGACCTGCATGAGCCTCTGGCAACAAAACTACGACCCGGCCGGGAATATCTGGCTGTCTAGCCTGATCGCATCGCTGCCGATCCTGTTCTTCTTCTTTGCGCTGATTAAGCTCAAGCTGAAGGGCTACCTCGCCGCGACGTACACCGTCGCCATCGCGCTGCTGGTGGCGCTGTTCTTCTACAAAATGCCGATCGATCGCGCGCTGGCCTCCGTTGTCTACGGTTTCTTCTATGGCCTGTGGCCGATTGCGTGGATCATTATCGCCGCAGTGTTTGTCTATAAAATCTCAGTCAAAACCGGGCAATTCGACATCATTCGCTCGTCGATTCTCTCCATCACGCCGGACCAGCGCCTGCAGATGCTGATTGTTGGCTTCTCCTTCGGGGCGTTTCTGGAAGGAGCGGCAGGGTTTGGCGCACCGGTGGCAATCACCGCCGCGCTGCTGGTGGGGCTGGGCTTTAACCCGCTCTATGCCGCCGGTCTTTGCCTGATCGTCAACACCGCGCCGGTGGCGTTTGGCGCGATGGGTATTCCGATTCTGGTCGCAGGCCAGGTGACCGGCCTGGACAGCTTCGAAATTGGTCAGATGGTTGGCCGCCAGCTACCGTTCCTGACCATTATCGTGCTGTTCTGGATCATGGCGATTATGGACGGCTGGCGCGGCGTGAAGGAGACCTGGCCTGCGGTGATGGTGGCGGGCGGTTCGTTCGCTATCGCCCAGTATCTCAGCTCCAACTTCCTTGGCCCGGAGCTGCCGGACATCATCTCTTCCCTGGTGTCGCTGGTCTGTCTGACGCTGTTCCTGAAACGCTGGCAGCCGGTACGTATTTTCCGCTTCGCCGATATGGGTGCATCGCATGTGGATCAGACGCTCGCCCGCACCGGCTACACCGCCGGGCAGATCGTTCGCGCCTGGTCACCGTTCCTGTTCCTGACCGCCACCGTAACGCTCTGGAGCATCCCGCCGTTTAAGGCCCTGTTCGCCCCGGGCGGCGCGCTGTACGACATGGTGATTAACATCTCCGTGCCGTTCCTCGACAAGATGGTCGCCCGTATGCCGCCGGTGGTGCACGCTGCCACGCCGTACGCCGCGGTGTATAAATTCGACTGGTTCTCCGCCACCGGCACGGCCATCCTGTTTGCCGCACTCCTCTCTGTGGTGTGGCTGCGCATGAAGCCTGCGGCCGCGGTACAGACCTTTGTGGCGACCATTAAAGAATTGATGCTGCCGATCTACTCCATCGGCATGGTGCTGGCGTTCGCGTTTATCTCGAACTACTCCGGCCTGTCATCAACGCTGGCACTCGCGCTGGCCCATACCGGCCACGCCTTCACCTTCTTCTCGCCGTTCCTCGGCTGGCTGGGGGTGTTCCTGACCGGTTCAGATACCTCGTCTAACGCCCTGTTCGCCGCCCTGCAGGCGACGGCGGCTCAGCAGATTGGCGTCTCTGACGTGCTGCTGGTGGCCGCGAACACCACTGGCGGTGTGACCGGGAAGATGATCTCTCCCCAGTCCATCGCCATTGCCTGTGCGGCAGTAGGGCTGGTGGGTAAAGAGTCCGACCTGTTCCGTTTTACCGTAAAACACAGCCTGATATTCACCTGCATGGTCGGGGTGATCACCACCCTGCAGGCCTATGTCTTAACCTGGATGATCCCATGATAGTTATGCCCAGACGCTTGTCCGACGAGATTGCCTCTCGCGTGCGGGCGCTGATTGAAGAACAACAGCTGGAAGCGGGCATGAAATTGCCCGCCGAACGTCAACTCGCCGCCCAGCTTGGCGTGTCGCGCAATTCCTTGCGTGAGGCGCTGGCGACGCTGGTCAGCGAAGGGGTACTGGTAAGCCGTCGCGGCGGCGGCACCTTTGTGCGCTGGCAACATGACGACTGGTCCGAGCAAAACATCGTCCAGCCGCTCAAAACCCTGATGGAGAATGACCCGGACTACAGCTTCGACATCCTCGAAGCCCGTCACGCCATCGAAACCAGTACCGCCTGGCATGCGGCCATGCGGGCAACCGACGCCGACAAAGAGAAGCTCAAAGCCTGCTTTGAGGCCACGCAAAGCAGCGACCCGGATATCGCTTCGCAGGCGGATGTCCGCTTTCACCTGGCGATTGCCGAGGCGTCGCACAACGTGGTGCTGCTACAGACCATGCGCGGTTTTTTCGACCTGCTGCAATCCTCCGTGAAGCAGAGCCGCCAGCGCATGTATCTGGTCCCGCCGGTCTTTGCTCAACTGACCGAACAGCACGAGGCGGTGCTGAACGCCATTCTGGCCGGTGATGCCGAGGCCGCACGCAAGGCGATGATGGCGCATCTGGGCTTCGTCCACACCACCATTAAACGATTTGATGAAGATCAGGCCCGACAGGCGCGTATTACCCGTCTGCCTGGCGACAGTGATATATCCAGGGAGAACAAAGCATGATTATTTCAGCAGCCAGTGACTACCGCGCCGCGGCGCAGCGTATTTTGCCGCCGTTCCTGTTCCACTATATCGACGGCGGGGCCTATGCCGAATATACCCTGCGCCGTAACGTGGAAGATTTGTCGGAGGTGGCTCTGCGTCAGCGCGTGCTGAAGAATATGTCGGATCTGAGCCTTGAGACGAAACTGTTTAACGAAACGCTCGCCATGCCGGTAGCGCTCGCCCCGGTCGGGCTGTGTGGTATGTACGCCCGTCGCGGTGAAGTGCAGGCCGCTGCCGCGGCGGATGCCAAAGGCATTCCGTTTACCCTTTCCACCGTCTCGGTCTGCCCGATTGAAGAGGTCGCCCCGACCCTCAAGCGCCCGATGTGGTTCCAGCTGTACGTCCTGCGCGATCGCGGCTTTATGCGTAATGCGCTGGAGCGCGCCAAAGCGGCGGGCTGTTCCACACTGGTCTTTACCGTTGATATGCCCACCCCCGGCGCGCGCTACCGTGATGCCCACTCCGGCATGAGCGGCCCGAACGCTGCCCTGCGTCGTTACTGGCAGGCGGTAACACATCCGCAGTGGGCGTGGGATGTAGGCCTGAATGGCCGTCCACACGATCTGGGTAACATCTCGGCTTATCTCGGTAAACCTACCGGGCTGGAAGATTATATCGGCTGGCTGGCGAACAATTTCGATCCGTCCATCTCCTGGAAAGACCTGGAGTGGATCCGCGAATTCTGGGACGGTCCAATGGTGATCAAAGGGATCCTCGACCCGGACGACGCCCGCGACGCGGTGCGTTTTGGCGCAGACGGGATTGTGGTCTCGAACCACGGCGGACGTCAGCTCGATGGCGTCCTCTCATCCGCACGCGCCCTTCCGGCGATTGCCGATGCGGTTAAAGGCGACATCGCTATCCTCGCCGACAGCGGTATTCGTAACGGGCTGGATGTGGTGCGTATGATTGCGCTCGGCGCCGACAGCGTACTGCTGGGACGCGCTTATCTTTACGCACTGGCCACCAGCGGCCAGGCAGGGGTAGCAAACCTGCTCAACCTGATTGAGAAAGAGATGAAGGTTGCTATGACTCTCACCGGGGCGAAAACAATCGGCGAGATCAGCAAGGATTCTCTGGTGCAGGAGCTGAGCAAGATCCCTGCGGCACTGGCACCGCTTACCCACGGAGACGCGGCTTGATCCCCTCCGCTTAACCTACCTTACTCACGCGTCCGATCTCCTCCATCGGGCGCGTTTTTGTGTCGCAAATAACATCTAGATAACATATTAGATAAGAATATTTGACATCCCCTGCCGCACGCAATTGTATAGACAAGCAAAGACAAGAACACAAAAACAACATCACATCAGAGAGGAGCGTATGGCCTATTCAGGTAAGGTGGATATTCAGCAGGTAATCGACGACAGTTCCTTTTCATGGTTTCACTGGCTACTCATTGTGCTGGGCTTTCTGGTGCTGGCGATCGATGGGTTCGATACAGCGGCAATGGGCTACATCGCCCCGACGCTGTCGGCAGAATGGGGGATCCACAAACAGGATCTGGGGCCGGTACTGAGTGCTGCGCTGCTGGGACTGTCGCTGGGTGCGCTGATCGCCGGCCCGGTATCGGACCGGATGGGCCGCAAGCGCGTGCTGGTCTTTTCGTGTTTATTCTTTGGTGTTGCAAGCCTGGGCGCCGCCTGGGCACAAACCCTGAACACCCTGACGCTGTGGCGATTTCTCACGGGCCTGGGACTGGGTGCAGCAATGCCTAACGCCATCACGCTGATCTCAGAGTTTGCCCCTAAGCGCTGTCGCGCCATGGCAATTAATACCATGTACTGCGGTTTTCCTCTGGGCGCGGCGGGCGGCGGGGCAATCTCCTCCTGGCTGATTCCTCATCACGGCTGGCGAAGCGTACTGCTGACCGGCGCAATTGCCCCGCTGATCCTGACGCTGCTGCTTGCGCTGCTTTTGCCGGAGTCGGTGAAGTTTCTGGTACAGCGTGGAAGAGACGTGATGCAGATCCGCCGTATCGCCAGCCGCTTCGCCCGCGGCACGCTGGATGGCGTGACCGGCTTTTTCCTGGCGGAGGAGCGGGTCGCGTCTAAGAAAGGGAGCGTGGCACAGCTGTTTTCTATGCCCTGGCTGCCCGGCACCCTGATGCTGTGGGTGACTTATTTTATGGGGCTGGTGATTTATTACGTCCTGCTGAGCTGGATGCCG
This region of Enterobacter cloacae complex sp. R_G8 genomic DNA includes:
- the mtlR gene encoding mannitol operon repressor MtlR, which codes for MMHSEAQVILRPDYRLSDMQAIMEQTQAFENRVLERLNAGKTVRSFLITAVELLTEAVNILVLQVFRKDDYAVKYAVEPLLDGDGPLGDLSVRLKLIYGLGVLNRQEYEDAELLMALREELNHDGNEYTFTDDEILGPFGELHCVTALPPAPHFDNSDPELYAMQKLRYQQVVRSTMVLSLTELISRISLKKAFQK
- a CDS encoding YibL family ribosome-associated protein, which translates into the protein MKEVEKNEIKRLSDRLDLIRHQMAGLSLVDSAEKYAELEKETAKLEAEIERLREVKGQKLSKEAQKLMNMPHRRAITKKEQADMGKLKKSVRGLVVVHPMTELGREMGLKEMTGFCKTAF
- the lldP gene encoding L-lactate permease — encoded protein: MSLWQQNYDPAGNIWLSSLIASLPILFFFFALIKLKLKGYLAATYTVAIALLVALFFYKMPIDRALASVVYGFFYGLWPIAWIIIAAVFVYKISVKTGQFDIIRSSILSITPDQRLQMLIVGFSFGAFLEGAAGFGAPVAITAALLVGLGFNPLYAAGLCLIVNTAPVAFGAMGIPILVAGQVTGLDSFEIGQMVGRQLPFLTIIVLFWIMAIMDGWRGVKETWPAVMVAGGSFAIAQYLSSNFLGPELPDIISSLVSLVCLTLFLKRWQPVRIFRFADMGASHVDQTLARTGYTAGQIVRAWSPFLFLTATVTLWSIPPFKALFAPGGALYDMVINISVPFLDKMVARMPPVVHAATPYAAVYKFDWFSATGTAILFAALLSVVWLRMKPAAAVQTFVATIKELMLPIYSIGMVLAFAFISNYSGLSSTLALALAHTGHAFTFFSPFLGWLGVFLTGSDTSSNALFAALQATAAQQIGVSDVLLVAANTTGGVTGKMISPQSIAIACAAVGLVGKESDLFRFTVKHSLIFTCMVGVITTLQAYVLTWMIP
- the lldR gene encoding transcriptional regulator LldR; amino-acid sequence: MIVMPRRLSDEIASRVRALIEEQQLEAGMKLPAERQLAAQLGVSRNSLREALATLVSEGVLVSRRGGGTFVRWQHDDWSEQNIVQPLKTLMENDPDYSFDILEARHAIETSTAWHAAMRATDADKEKLKACFEATQSSDPDIASQADVRFHLAIAEASHNVVLLQTMRGFFDLLQSSVKQSRQRMYLVPPVFAQLTEQHEAVLNAILAGDAEAARKAMMAHLGFVHTTIKRFDEDQARQARITRLPGDSDISRENKA
- the lldD gene encoding FMN-dependent L-lactate dehydrogenase LldD codes for the protein MIISAASDYRAAAQRILPPFLFHYIDGGAYAEYTLRRNVEDLSEVALRQRVLKNMSDLSLETKLFNETLAMPVALAPVGLCGMYARRGEVQAAAAADAKGIPFTLSTVSVCPIEEVAPTLKRPMWFQLYVLRDRGFMRNALERAKAAGCSTLVFTVDMPTPGARYRDAHSGMSGPNAALRRYWQAVTHPQWAWDVGLNGRPHDLGNISAYLGKPTGLEDYIGWLANNFDPSISWKDLEWIREFWDGPMVIKGILDPDDARDAVRFGADGIVVSNHGGRQLDGVLSSARALPAIADAVKGDIAILADSGIRNGLDVVRMIALGADSVLLGRAYLYALATSGQAGVANLLNLIEKEMKVAMTLTGAKTIGEISKDSLVQELSKIPAALAPLTHGDAA
- a CDS encoding aromatic acid/H+ symport family MFS transporter, which encodes MAYSGKVDIQQVIDDSSFSWFHWLLIVLGFLVLAIDGFDTAAMGYIAPTLSAEWGIHKQDLGPVLSAALLGLSLGALIAGPVSDRMGRKRVLVFSCLFFGVASLGAAWAQTLNTLTLWRFLTGLGLGAAMPNAITLISEFAPKRCRAMAINTMYCGFPLGAAGGGAISSWLIPHHGWRSVLLTGAIAPLILTLLLALLLPESVKFLVQRGRDVMQIRRIASRFARGTLDGVTGFFLAEERVASKKGSVAQLFSMPWLPGTLMLWVTYFMGLVIYYVLLSWMPTLMLGMGYPLAESAWLTSLFTFGGTAGILLAGWMMDRWEAHKVVAGGFILTMALILLLGMEHNHIALFGGLIFLMGIAMNGAQSGMQTLAATFYPTECRATGIAWMQGIGRFGGVAGTMTSAQLLSMQWQADSILMILSLPALVAAGATVYKMLRCRAQEPGVA